A stretch of Campylobacter showae DNA encodes these proteins:
- a CDS encoding ABC transporter ATP-binding protein, translating to MILSVQNICKTYLDYESNFKRFASWFSKNKEEKNVKTVLKDVSFDVGAGEVVGLIGQNGAGKSTLLKIISHTLKPSSGRVTSGAKISSILELGMGFHGDLTGRQNAYQSCSLMGYSKEQIDEIIAYIEDFAEIGEYFDYPVRIYSSGMQMRLAFSVVTANRPDILIIDEALSVGDVYFQHKSFDKIKEFKSLGTTLIIVSHDSGAIKSICDRVILLEKGQILKDGEPEAVLDYYNALISKKQDVQISQVALENGKIATISGNKKACIKNVEILDAAGKKIQNLEVGKKIKLKVTVQANENLLSLVLGYQIKNRFSQVVYGTNTYHLKQALKNLKKGEEYDFSFEFDANLGVGSFSVTLALHDSDNHLQNNYEWRDNAIIFNVVNFSKPDFVGLAYLEPSLEIKRING from the coding sequence ATGATTTTATCGGTTCAAAATATCTGTAAAACTTACTTGGATTACGAGAGTAACTTTAAGCGATTTGCCTCGTGGTTTAGCAAAAATAAAGAAGAAAAAAACGTAAAAACCGTACTAAAAGACGTAAGCTTTGACGTGGGAGCCGGCGAGGTAGTCGGGCTAATCGGTCAAAACGGAGCGGGCAAGAGCACCCTTTTAAAAATCATATCGCACACGCTAAAGCCCTCAAGCGGCCGCGTAACGAGCGGGGCTAAAATTTCGTCCATCTTAGAGCTAGGCATGGGCTTTCACGGCGACCTAACGGGTAGACAAAACGCCTATCAGTCCTGCTCTCTCATGGGCTACTCAAAAGAGCAGATCGACGAAATAATAGCCTACATCGAAGACTTTGCCGAGATAGGCGAGTATTTTGATTATCCCGTGCGAATTTACAGCAGCGGCATGCAGATGCGCCTTGCTTTTTCGGTCGTCACGGCAAACCGCCCCGATATACTCATCATCGACGAAGCGCTATCGGTAGGCGACGTGTACTTTCAGCACAAAAGCTTTGACAAGATAAAAGAATTTAAAAGCCTAGGCACGACGCTCATCATCGTTTCGCACGATAGCGGTGCGATAAAATCGATCTGCGACCGAGTAATCCTGCTAGAAAAAGGACAAATTTTAAAAGACGGCGAGCCTGAAGCCGTACTTGATTATTACAACGCCCTAATCTCAAAAAAACAAGACGTACAAATCTCACAAGTAGCCCTAGAAAACGGCAAAATCGCAACTATATCGGGCAACAAAAAAGCCTGCATAAAAAACGTGGAAATTTTAGACGCCGCAGGCAAAAAGATACAAAATTTAGAAGTCGGCAAAAAAATCAAGCTAAAAGTAACGGTGCAAGCAAACGAAAATTTACTCTCGCTGGTACTGGGCTATCAAATCAAAAATCGCTTCTCGCAGGTCGTCTACGGCACCAACACTTACCATCTAAAGCAAGCTTTAAAAAATCTCAAAAAAGGCGAGGAGTACGACTTTAGTTTTGAATTTGACGCAAATTTGGGCGTCGGATCGTTTTCAGTCACATTAGCGCTGCACGATAGCGACAACCATCTGCAAAATAACTACGAATGGCGCGACAACGCAATCATTTTTAACGTCGTAAATTTTAGCAAGCCCGATTTCGTCGGCCTTGCGTATCTTGAACCGAGTTTGGAAATAAAGAGAATAAATGGATAA
- a CDS encoding ABC transporter permease: MFSNIYTYRFFIVNSVKNEFITKFAKSKLGVAWAILHPLAQVLIYATILSSVLSAKLPGIDSKYAYAIYLMSGMLCWMLFSEIFSRCIGIFTDNANIIKKMSFPKIVLPATVVLSSAINNLILFVSIAVVFAFLGHFAGVNLIFLPIFSLVTVMLAVGFGLFFGVINVFMRDVGQIIAIVLQFLFWLTPIVYMTGILPSNLQELIYINPLVGVVSGYHDILIYDKMPDFSLLIYPAFIGAASLGAAFFVYKRAEEEMADVL, from the coding sequence TTGTTTTCAAATATTTATACGTATAGGTTTTTTATCGTAAATTCGGTCAAAAACGAGTTTATAACCAAATTTGCAAAAAGCAAGCTGGGCGTAGCGTGGGCTATACTCCACCCGCTAGCCCAGGTACTCATCTACGCGACCATACTCTCCTCCGTACTCTCGGCCAAGCTGCCTGGCATCGATAGCAAATACGCATACGCGATCTACCTAATGAGCGGGATGCTTTGCTGGATGCTTTTTAGCGAGATTTTTTCGCGCTGTATCGGCATTTTTACCGACAATGCCAACATAATCAAAAAAATGTCATTCCCTAAAATCGTCCTTCCGGCTACCGTAGTTTTAAGCTCGGCGATAAACAATCTCATTTTATTCGTCTCTATTGCGGTAGTGTTTGCGTTTTTGGGGCATTTTGCGGGCGTAAATTTGATCTTTTTGCCGATCTTTTCCCTCGTTACGGTGATGCTAGCCGTCGGATTTGGGCTGTTTTTCGGCGTGATAAACGTCTTTATGCGCGACGTAGGCCAGATCATCGCCATCGTATTGCAGTTTTTATTTTGGCTAACGCCGATCGTTTATATGACGGGCATTTTGCCGTCAAATTTGCAAGAGCTAATCTACATAAATCCGCTTGTGGGCGTCGTTAGCGGCTATCACGATATTTTGATTTACGACAAGATGCCCGATTTTTCGCTTTTGATTTATCCGGCCTTTATCGGCGCGGCAAGCCTTGGGGCCGCATTTTTCGTTTACAAACGAGCCGAAGAAGAGATGGCGGACGTTTTATGA